The DNA segment GTGTGAGACACAGGTTTCATGATAAAcgaactttttttttttttttaaattagtctcaGCCTAAATCAGTGTTCAAGTTATATGTAGACCAGCTATCTTGGCAAATCTGGACAACTGTGTGAGTGGATACTGTTAAATTGATTtgcttctgtgtttattttggtCACAGTGAATGGCTAGCATAACATTACTTGACAGAAACCGGATTTTAACTGCAGTGTTTTCACACACCCAACTGTTAAGTTCAGAAATATCTCGGGAGTATAACTAGCACAGTGTCCATAGGCCAAATTTATTTAACACAAATTTATTTAACACAAATAGTATTAATAACCCCAAATCTCATTTTCCTGTTCTCTAGTTTACAGGCATTATTGTTGATGAGATACTCAATGGAGCAGATGGGACTAACATCAAGTGTGGTGTGGTGGGAGAAATAGGTTGCTCCTGGCCTTTGACTCAGAGTGAACACAGAGTGCTTCAGGCAACAGCGCAGGCTCAGTCACAGCTTGGGTGCCCCGTTATCATCCATCCTGGCAGGAACAGCGGTGCACCTTTCCAGATTATCCGCATTCTGCAGGAAGCTGGGGCCGATATTTCAAAAACAGTCATGTCTCACCTCGACAGGTAAGCAGACTATTCTCCTGTCCTTCTGGCAGTGTTGCCACAACTCACTGGGGTTTTGGGGAACTACGCTCCAAATAGCTAGGCTTCTGTTGTGCACTGGGATCACAACATGAAGAATTATCTTTAAGTTTACTGACTTAAAAATAACTGCTTATATAGAGCTTGATCAGCTTCCAGCACTTCAGTCAGCATCAGCTTTTAGATTCACATTGATAAAAAGATTTTGGGATTTTAAATGCTCTCTTTGAAGGCCTGGGAGTGAGATTAGGAATAACTGTAgccacatattttaaaaatgggaattCCATTAATTTGTATCCCTGCACAAATCCCTGTATTTACAAAGCACTGGACATTGAGCAGCTCTCACCAAATTGGGTGGGAATTTGCTGGGCTTCCAGCGTTTTTGAAAACTGGGCCACTCTTAAGGGCATTACCAAAATCTCACAGAAGCTAATGGAGAACTTGATTTGGCTGGATTTGGGATCAAAGCAGAAGGCAGATCTTTAAGATTCTCCTACCAGACAGAAGAAAtattgcttaaaaagaaaacagttgcaTTTTGTATAGTTCTTAGCATAGACCAGTGAGCTAAGTTTTAGTTTCCTTGAGAGCAAAAACCAGGAGCACCACATCAGACATGGAGATGAATTGGGatgattttttctctctctggttTAGAAACACAGCCTCTATTACCAAATCAGTTTTGTGTGACCTTGTGTTGCTGATGGTAAGCTGAAAAATATCCAAGCATTGATTAGTTTGGCCAGTTGCTGAATAATGGAGACTGTGGTCATATGATTCTCAGCAATTGGATTGTTTGCCCTCAATGTGAGTGTAATACAGGCAAAAGCACTGTGCTCCAAATTTCTAATGGTTATAGGCTCTTAAGAGCTTGCAAATCAAGCTACAGGTGTCTTCTATTCCCACAGAGCTCAATGTTTTACTTGGGGATTTTTAGGAGCATAAAATTCAGTGCcatgaaattttatttacatttgatTATATATAAATGATATGGGCTTTCTTTATGTGTTTACCTGTATTCCATTGTATCTATagctatatttttctctcctttttaaagaaaaactgattaCTTAAATCTTTTTATGAAAGAGGACTGAGCAAGCTGCAGGTGTCAGTAGTTACATAGCCATTTTGATACAACATAAACATCCAGTTatgtttttttgcctttatacACTGTTGTAaatcactgaagtcagtgattGCTGGAAAATAAGCAATATAAGTAGGAAAACAGTCAAGACAGAGGTGCAGTTTCACTAACTGCCGCTGATGCACAATATGACATTTCCTTATACTCCTTCTATCATTACTTTCACACATTCAGGTTGGCACTTGCTATAACGTAGACTCTAAACTACCGTGAAGTTTGGCTTTGCAATGTGCATTTAACATTTTAAGTCTCCTCCAGTGAGAAAAATCCATGTGGGAGCATCCCAGTCCCTTAAATGTGAGATAAATTTGTACATAGCTCCATATTTCATATCTGCTTTTGACATAGACAGAATGATAGTTTTCAGGTGGATTTACAGTCAAATGATAAAACTAAAATCCTGGCTACCATGTTTTACAATTTAGCACCTTAGAACAAAAGGTAGCAAGTGTCCATAGTGAAACTATAGTGTAGATAAAGGCTGGGAAGCAAAAGCTATCCAGTCTTGGCTTTGGCCATTTATTAGGGATTAAGGTTATAAAGGTATCTTGGTAGAGATCAACATTGATTCACTTGAGTAGCTTTTGTTAGAAGACTCACAGCAACCGTTACGAATGCCTGCTTGGTAATGGTTTGGTGGGTGTCCCTGCCGTAATTTATGGATGAGGTCCAAACTACAGGATGCTTCTCTGTGTCCCATCTCCTTTTCCATGCACTCAGGGCTGCTCAGGGACACGTGTTGCCCAAACACCTAATTCCAGCATAGAGATTAGCAATTTGACCTgagaactgctgctgctgctacatCCCTGTGGTTTACAAGGAGACCCAACAGCTGATGAAATTAAGCTCTCCTGCTCTTTGTTGGGACAGAGCACCGAAAAGCACAACACTAAcagtagttttaaaaagaaatttttctggCTGTGATTTTGAAATATATCGCTGGGTGGTTTTTGCCGCCTGCACAGGATTGAATACTCTTGGCTACCATCTCCCTGTGAACTGAGCAGGGCTGGATCTAAAATAACCCGTTCTCTTGCTCTGCACTTTGAAAACTCATTTGGTGATAAATGTTCAATCTCTGTAAACtgtaacatttatttaaaaataacactttttatTAATTACAGTTGGCAAGTCTTAGACTCCTGCTGATGGCAGGCTTGTTTGAACAAgggttttctctctctcaaccCATCTGTTCCTCCTACTTGGTCCTGTTGTTAAGTCATAATATTGAAATCGTGACATCAGTGTCGCGAAGGCttacaagaaattaaattatgcaGGTGATAAACTCAAAATAAACTTCATTGTAACCAAAACTGTTTAACAGGTGATAAACTAAGAATGAAGTTTGTTCTAATCAAAATCATTTAGTGCTCTGATAAATATTAGTAAACTACAGGTTCAAGATGTTGAACGGAGCTAATAATACACAACCGACTTAAAAATTCTTAAGCTTTAGAAATGAGGATCCAAAATGTGCaatcactcacctaaaagatgagggctctcaacctgcAGGAGTTACCTTGGGCAGCGTCCCGACCCACGGGGCAAGCCCCcaactgcagacccactgctctGAGGAGCACTGGCTCCATTTGCCCTTCAGCGGGCCTCCATTTATACCCCAGTTGAATCTGAGCTGTGGTCATACATGGTTAATGGTCGGGAAGTTTCTTTTGACCGAAGTGTTCCGTTGACTGAGGGCCTTGCCTTTGGACCGAAGAGTGTACGTGACAGTCGTTACTGGGGAGAGCTGCGGTTCAACGGTCGGGAGGTTTTGAGGGGTTTCGGTCTTTACCAGGGTGGGTGCGCCTGCCACAATCAGTCATTTCCATAGCAATGGACTGTGATGTAATTGGATAGGGTGAAATTACTTTGTGACATCAATAtctgcaataataaaaaaattaaactgctgCCCTTTTGGTTAACTGTGCTGTTCTTGtggaaacttatttttttccttagatgaaaaaaattgtggtTATAAAGATAAAATTACAATGTATCATTtgagtggttttgttttcctttggataGCTTATACTCTTGgtaaatatatttcaaagaaacaaaaatattccagaGAGCGCTTGTTTCAGTTGCCATTCTTTCCAAATGAGTGATGGGTTTTAGTTCCTTCACTTTTCAAATCTGCTGCAAAGCCCATGTCCCAGGTACTCACAGTGCCATTATATATTTTGGTGAGAGCGTTTCCTTAAGGCGTTCCGGCCAGATCCCAGTGCAAACAATGATATATTGCTGTTCTAATGACAATCTAGAAACAGCACTGTACAGAATAGAAACTAAAGACAAAGTTGTGTATTACCAGTGTGTGATGGATGAAACAAGCCCTGGATGTAGCTGTCTCTTGTAACTCTGTTGGGAAAGTAAATCTGTCTTGTGTAAGTAATCCattgtctgtttttttaaatgtcactaTGAATTAACCTGCTCCTTAAATGTCCTTCCTTGTTAGGTTGTCTGTTGAGAGGGTTAGTGATATCAAAAGTAAGTAACTCTCCTGTTTCCATTTAAAGATTAtcataaatgttttcattatttaatgGGGGAagaggtgggtttgttttgggtttttttaatgcatgaagTCCCAGATGAATGTGAGAAGGACAATGCTCTGTATCAGCTTAAGTTGCATGTGTCAAACAGGACTCCTGTTTTTCAAAAGGATGAATTAAATCTTAGATTATTGGGTTTGTTCCTTGCAGGTAGGAAATCACAAAATACCTATCCTTGCatcatgagatttttttttcttattattacaATGCTGACTTTGTGTTATATATGTTCTGTAGGACTATATTTGATACAAAGGAACTTCTGGAATTTGCTAAACTTGGATGCTATTTAGAGTATGACCTATTTGGTACAGAATTTCTTCATTACCAGTTCCATCCTGATATTGACATGCCGAGCGACAGTGAAAGAGTTGCAAGGTATGTGCTTCCATGCAGTTTAAGCTATAGCATTGCCATTGACATATGAATATTATTGGTACTTGTTTTAAGGCCATCACAGAGTGATTCTGCTTGCTGttcaaaattgtcttttttcatactaaaataatgacttttttttttcctgctgccatCACACCTTTAGAGCAGCATTTATAATTTCTTCTATCTGCAAAGGAAGATGTAGACTTATAGTGTTACAGAAAGTTGCTTGAGAAGAAGATCAAGAGCTTTTTTAACTTCATTCTCTATCCTAATTCCAAGCTGATCTGGTTGAATTTTATCATTTACTGCATTTATATAGATTGTAAaaaaggaagggctggagaTAGTGGATTTATGTTAGGGTTTGGCTTTTGTTTGAAACATAGTATTGGAAACCTAGTGCTGCTACTAAGCATCATCTGAGCCTGTTACATTGCCTCACAAATGTGCTAACCGAGCAAAACTCACTGCTTGTCTTGGGTGGATTTGATCCTGTGCTTCTGTCCTGAAAaccagacttttttctttcaagcactttatcacctctcttccccctctccttttgCCCTTTGTCTCTTTTGAAGGATGAGATTTCTGTCTCCTCAGAACTCCCATGCTCCTTACACTCACAATGAAAATATTGGGCCCACTGGCAGGATACCTCTTCCCTGCTTCTCGTCAGCACATGCAGTCTCAGCTCAGCTGCACAGCTAATCTCTTGGGCTGTGCTAACACGAGGTTTTGCCAAGGAGATGCATTCCTTCCAGAAACTGAGACAGGTAGGATCAGCTGGGAATGGGCATCTCACTCCTTCCACTCTGTCCAGAGGTGTGATCCTCCTGTGCTGTTTGTCCACAGTGTCCATGTGCAGTGAAGTGGCAGGTTTCTGAGGGGtgtgccttttttccttccagagtCACAAACAGTTCTTAATTCTCCTTCATGAGAAAGATTTTATGATGCCTGATCACTATTGAAGTCACTTTCTAGCTTTCGCTTACATTTCAGACATAGCTTCCCTCCCCCTCATTGTCAGATTAACCTCAACACTAATCTTCCCTGTTTTCAGACTCTTCTCTTCTTAAGAAGGTGCCGTGGTTACTATTCCACTTACTACCaagtctttgctgctgcttttcacacTAGAAATCATTTCTCTGTCTTGAGGGCTCTCAGTCTTGCACTCAGTATTTTAAACTGTTGCAATGAACCCACAGCTTTCACATTTAGAATAGGTAAAGTTGCTCCCCTCCTGTGTGCCtcccccctctcctgtgccatGGGAGGTCAGCGTGTACAGAAGCACTGTGAGGAATATGTGTAGAAGAATGGACTATGCCTTGGTTAACAAGTGCTTGTTCAACCGTGGCAAAGTTTTCATTCTATCCATGACACTTGCTCAGTCACCAACGTCTTGAACTCTC comes from the Haliaeetus albicilla chromosome 2, bHalAlb1.1, whole genome shotgun sequence genome and includes:
- the PTER gene encoding phosphotriesterase-related protein isoform X3, with translation MNTLKKLAEETGVHIIAGAGFYVDSTHSSQTQAMTVEQFTGIIVDEILNGADGTNIKCGVVGEIGCSWPLTQSEHRVLQATAQAQSQLGCPVIIHPGRNSGAPFQIIRILQEAGADISKTVMSHLDRTIFDTKELLEFAKLGCYLEYDLFGTEFLHYQFHPDIDMPSDSERVARIRMLIDEGYEDRILIAHDVHTKNRLMKYGGHGYSHILKNIVPKMLIRGISQDKIDKILLANPKRWLTFK